A window of Candidatus Poribacteria bacterium genomic DNA:
AAAAAACCGAAATTGTTTTCTGGTGGTGAAATTTTATATAGTACCGTGCCTTGAGAAAAAAATACTCGCTCTGGAATATAAAGTCTATGTGTTACCTCGGAATTCAAACCTACGGACACAGAAAATGTGAAATTATCGTGACTTGAGTAGTAAAAGATACCCTTGATGTTTTGTCCACTGTTGTGGATATCTAGGGAAACAACGGAAGGGTCATAGTGGTAGTCATCGGAAATGTAAAAGCGTTGGTATCCGAAACCGAAAGCCTTTCCATTAAGTGGTAACTGGAGAATACTTGTTTGGGAATAAGCAGGCTTAGCGAGATAGATAGTAATGAAAGCCAAATAGGCAAAAGTTGTGATTCTCTTCATATTAAGTGTAATCATATCACAGGTACTCTGTAAAATCAACGAAAAATTAGGGTTGCAACAATCAGGAATAGTGAATCACAACAACAGAAAGGATACAAGACTATGGATATATAGGTCAAAGGCGTTCAGTTCTCCCTTAGGAGGGATTTCCAAATCCCGATATATAGTAGTGGGAACGATCTCCAAATCGTTATTTACTGAATAAAGACGAAAAAAGACGAAAATTGAATAATTCTGTTTGATGTCCAACAGTCCTTGACAAATGAGTTTCTTTGGGATAAAGTAAAGAGACTATTTGTTATTGCACCAAAGTAGGAAACAACAGTGCAGCATGACACTGAATATAAAGGATCCCTTTTGAACTACGACGAAAGGATAAGGAGTATGGGATTACAACAATTGATTTATAAAGAGACTCTGAGATGGATGAAGGAAGAGTGTCTTTCTATTCAAAAGTGTAATGGTGACTTATACGTTCCGTTATGTGAATTATCCAGTTGGATAGATGATTCAGGGAAAAAAGATGTTACGCTTAAAGGTTTCATGGAAAATTGTCCTGAATATGGTATTCAATCGGAATGTTCTCAATGGATGATCCGCATCAAGTACCTACCATATCTAATAAGTCGTTTTGGTATTGGTAGAATTAGCAATCCTGCGGAACGAGACAAAATCCGTGGACTCTTAGAAAGGTTTGGATTTCAGATTCCTAACCATCCTTCGCATCAAGTATACTTTGTAAGATTTTGCAGTGAGGCGGATAGGAAAGAATATTGCAAAATCGGAATTACTTCCACGGCAATGAAGACGCGCCTAATTTCGCTCCGTCAACAAATTGGTAAACTTGCGGTTGATCGTGAGCTTGAAGTGTTAGGTGTCATTGAAGATAATGATGCAGCTGCCTTGGAATCCAAAATCAAAGAGAAATTTGCTTCGTTACGTGTCAATAATTTTGAGAATGGGTCTACGGTCGGGAAAAAGGAAATTTATCAGATGACCTCTGAATTGCATGAGTACATCAAATGCAAGTCTACAGATGCAGAACAAGAAATTTAATGATGCTGGAAAGACAAACAACCATAAATATGTTGAGGTAGTTGATTGGCTCTTTTTTCAATAATAATACCCCTGAAATATTTTTGGTAACATAGGGGCGGTGGGCACAGCGTTTTCTACAAGAAGCAGGAGTAATACCATGAATACAATGACATATAAAGAATATACTGCTCAGATCGTCTATAGTGAAGAGGACGGTTGTTTCATCGGAGATATTGTGGGTATTCGTGATATCGTCTGTTTTCACGGCGATTCTCTGGAAGAGATCCGCATCGCTTTTGAAGAATCCGTTGATGATTATCTCTTAACGTGTCAAGAATTCAACCGTTCGCCACAGAAGCCTGTTTCCTCGGAAGAAGCGGCGGATTGACAGGGCAATTGAGATATTCTTCCGGCACAATGGGACATGAAAATAAACAACAAAGCCATGAAACAAATCAACTGGAAATGGTTTTTAGGCTGTATTCTCCTTCTCAATTTTGTGTGGATAGCAGGAGCCGATGAAGCTGCACTCAAGAACCTGGATGGCTCGTGGAAGTGGACCAATCGACTCGTCCATGAGACCAGTCCTTATCTGCTGCTCCATGCACACAATCCCGTAGACTGGTATCCGTGGAATGATGAGGCGTTAGCACTGGCAAAGAAAGAAAACAAATTGATTTTTCTCTCTGTTGGGTATTCTACATGTT
This region includes:
- a CDS encoding type II toxin-antitoxin system HicB family antitoxin — protein: MNTMTYKEYTAQIVYSEEDGCFIGDIVGIRDIVCFHGDSLEEIRIAFEESVDDYLLTCQEFNRSPQKPVSSEEAAD